CGAAGCCTACGGCTACACCACCGATCGGGGCGCTGCCACGCTGAATGATTACGCGCGCGCCCACGATCCGTTCGCCCACATCGGTCAGGATTCCATATCAATTGACGTAACCAGCGTGGTGCGCGTGAGCGACGCCTCGTTCCAGGTGCGCTGGACCGAACAGCACTTCAACGACGGCACGCCGACCGGCACCGAGCACTGGACCGCGATGCTCACCCTCGTCATGCAGACACCGCGTACCGAACAGCAGGTGCGCCGTAATCCCCTCGGTATCTACATCAACGGACTGTCCTGGAGCCGCGACCTGGACGCACCGGAAGGAGCGAAGAAGTCATGAAACCGTCGATCACTGCCATTGCCTTCCTCGCCCTGACTGGCGGCCTTGCTGGTTGCGCCACGCAAGGCAAGCCGCCGCCGGCGATCTCACTAGACGAATCGGTCAAGGCGCAACCGCTGCCCGAGCCGCCCAAGCCGGTTGCGGTCGTGGAAGTGCCGAAGCCCTTGCCGCTGCCGGACCAGATGAAGCCATTACCCAGCAGCGCGGATGCAAAGCCGGCACCGGAACCGTCGGATGCAAAGGCGCGCGTCGAGCAGGCCAACGCCGACGCGAGCGTGGTGCCGACGCGCGACGGCTACATCAACGCGATCCAGGTCTGGCCGTTCTCCGATGGCGCGCTGTATCAGGTCTATACGAGTCCTGGCCGCGTGACCGTCATCAGCTTGCAGCCGACCGAGGAACTGGTCACGGTTGCCGCCGGCGACACTGTGCAATGGATCGTGGGCGACACGGCCAGCGGCAGCGGCGCGAGCCGGCGCGTGACCGTCATGGTCAAGCCGGTGCGCGCGGGGATCAAGACGAACCTCGTCATCACGACGAACCGGCGCGCCTATCTGCTGGAACTCACGTCCACCCCGAAAGCCTGGATGGCGTCGGTGTCGTGGGAATATCCGAAGGACGAGATGCTGGCCTTGCAGGCCCAGGGGCGGGCCGCCGATGCTCAGACACCGGCGGCCGAAGGGCTGTCGCTCGACCAGTTGCATTTCCGTTATGCGATTACGGGCGATAGTCCTCCGTGGAAGCCGGTACGTGCCTTCGACGACGGGCAGCACGTTTATATTCAGTTCCCTGCCGGCATCGCGCAGGGTGAATTGCCGCCGTTGTTCGTGGTCGGCCCCGACGGCAAGGGCGAACTGGTGAACTACCGTTTCCGTGCACCTTACGACATCGTGGATCGCCTGTTCGGAGCGGCCGAACTGCGCCTGGGTGGCGACAAGGCCGCCGTGGTACGCATCGAGCGCACTGACGGCGTGGCTGCGGGAGCCGGTCATGGACACGACTGATCACGAAACGCAGCCCGCGCCGAAGATCGCGCCCGAGGGCGTGGCGCTGCGCGCCGCACCGCGTGCGGTCACGCGGCTCAACCGCCGCACGCTGGGCGTCTGCGCCACGCTGCTCGCGGTGGCCGTCGCCAGCGCGTCGATGTGGGCGCTGCAATCGAAGGGCCGGCGCGGCTCAGGCGACCAGACCAATCTCTATAACGTCGATCGGATCGCCAAAGCCGACGACCTCGACCAGTTGCCGGCCGACTATTCGAAACTACCTCCGAAACCCGCACCGGTGGCCCCGGCCAGCGTGCCGCAACTCGGGCCACCGCTTCCCGGCGACTGGGGCGCAGCGTCGGCGATGCCGCCGCTACCAGGTGGCAACGTCAATCCGGGGCCATCGGCGGAGAGTGTTGATCGGCAGCGCACGGCCGACGAGATTGCGCGGTCGGCGGTGTTCTTCCACACCAGCAGCGATGCCGGCAAGCCCGATGCAACCGCCACGTCTGCGGGCACCATGCCGATAGCCAATGCGGCGGCTGGCTCGTTCAATCCGATGGGCGCCGGGCCGGCATCCACGGCTGCGCAGCCCAACGATCCGACCGCGATCCAGAACCGGCAGGACCAGAAGGAATCGTTCATGGCGAAAGGCGGCGATGCGGCGACCAGCAACACCGGCAGCTTGCAGGCGCCGGCTTCGCCTTACACGGTGATGGCAGGCACGATCATTCCGGCCGCGCTGGTGACGGGCATCAATTCCGACCTGCCGGGAGAGATCATCGCCGAGGTGACGCAGCCTGTATACGACTCCGCGACTGGCCACTATCTGCTGATCCCGCAGGGTTCGCGCCTGATTGGCCGTTACGACAGCCAGGTCGCGTTCGGGCAGCAACGTGTGCTGCTGGTTTGGCTGCGCCTGGTGCTACCCGATACCTCGTCGATCGCGCTCAATAAGCTGCCCGGCATCGACCCGGCCGGGTATGCCGGGCTGGAGGATGGCGTGGACTGGCATTGGG
This portion of the Paraburkholderia flava genome encodes:
- the trbG gene encoding P-type conjugative transfer protein TrbG encodes the protein MKPSITAIAFLALTGGLAGCATQGKPPPAISLDESVKAQPLPEPPKPVAVVEVPKPLPLPDQMKPLPSSADAKPAPEPSDAKARVEQANADASVVPTRDGYINAIQVWPFSDGALYQVYTSPGRVTVISLQPTEELVTVAAGDTVQWIVGDTASGSGASRRVTVMVKPVRAGIKTNLVITTNRRAYLLELTSTPKAWMASVSWEYPKDEMLALQAQGRAADAQTPAAEGLSLDQLHFRYAITGDSPPWKPVRAFDDGQHVYIQFPAGIAQGELPPLFVVGPDGKGELVNYRFRAPYDIVDRLFGAAELRLGGDKAAVVRIERTDGVAAGAGHGHD
- a CDS encoding TrbI/VirB10 family protein; this encodes MDTTDHETQPAPKIAPEGVALRAAPRAVTRLNRRTLGVCATLLAVAVASASMWALQSKGRRGSGDQTNLYNVDRIAKADDLDQLPADYSKLPPKPAPVAPASVPQLGPPLPGDWGAASAMPPLPGGNVNPGPSAESVDRQRTADEIARSAVFFHTSSDAGKPDATATSAGTMPIANAAAGSFNPMGAGPASTAAQPNDPTAIQNRQDQKESFMAKGGDAATSNTGSLQAPASPYTVMAGTIIPAALVTGINSDLPGEIIAEVTQPVYDSATGHYLLIPQGSRLIGRYDSQVAFGQQRVLLVWLRLVLPDTSSIALNKLPGIDPAGYAGLEDGVDWHWGRILTGAVLSTMLGVGSELAVSNQGSANGNTVIALRDSSQDTANQVGQEITRRDLSIQPTLTVRPGFQVNVMVNKDLILRPYQPLFVQRGPMP